Proteins encoded within one genomic window of Prauserella marina:
- a CDS encoding L,D-transpeptidase produces MLAILLGLAACTGDGGNGDGNSGSEDSKPAAKITAQPEDGKKDVAPRDPIRLSVAEGTIKSVALTNPEGTPVDGEVAKDQRSWTATEPLGYAKTYTWSGTAVDKNGKETPINGSFSTVAPKATAGGRLNVGDDGIYGIAMPISLTFDAPVTDKVAVEKALHVETTPQTEGSWAWLENDTSVHWRPKDYWQPGTTVSVRADIYGVHIGDGTYGEADVTSNFSIGRSQIVKGNTQTHRMVVIRDGQQIADYPVSYGLDSDPGRVTHSGTHVVMSKHPVYYMTNPGYGYRDFEVNWAVRISNNGEFTHAAPWSVGDQGYTNVSHGCINMSVADAKEYYDGVLPGDPVEIEGSTQQLGPEDGDYHDWTYSWADWSALSALTQ; encoded by the coding sequence ATGCTTGCCATCTTGCTTGGACTCGCTGCCTGCACGGGTGACGGAGGAAACGGCGACGGCAACTCGGGCTCGGAGGACTCGAAACCCGCCGCGAAAATCACCGCACAACCCGAGGACGGCAAGAAGGATGTCGCGCCACGGGATCCCATCAGGCTCTCAGTGGCCGAGGGGACCATCAAGTCGGTCGCGTTGACCAACCCTGAGGGCACTCCGGTCGACGGCGAGGTCGCCAAGGACCAGCGGAGCTGGACGGCGACCGAACCACTCGGCTATGCCAAGACCTACACCTGGTCGGGTACGGCGGTCGACAAGAACGGCAAAGAGACCCCGATCAACGGTTCGTTCAGCACGGTCGCGCCGAAGGCCACGGCGGGCGGTCGCCTCAACGTCGGCGACGACGGTATCTACGGCATCGCGATGCCGATCAGTCTCACCTTCGACGCTCCGGTCACCGACAAGGTGGCGGTGGAGAAGGCACTGCACGTGGAGACGACGCCGCAGACGGAGGGCTCATGGGCGTGGCTCGAAAACGACACCTCCGTGCACTGGCGGCCGAAGGACTACTGGCAGCCGGGGACCACGGTGTCGGTGAGGGCCGACATCTACGGCGTCCACATCGGCGACGGCACATACGGCGAGGCCGACGTCACATCGAACTTCAGCATCGGCAGGTCGCAGATCGTCAAGGGCAACACCCAGACCCACCGCATGGTCGTCATCCGTGACGGGCAACAGATCGCCGACTATCCGGTGAGCTACGGGCTCGACTCCGACCCGGGCAGGGTCACCCACAGCGGGACCCATGTCGTGATGAGCAAGCACCCCGTCTACTACATGACCAACCCCGGCTACGGCTACCGGGACTTCGAGGTCAACTGGGCCGTCCGCATCTCGAACAACGGCGAGTTCACCCACGCCGCTCCGTGGTCGGTCGGCGATCAGGGCTACACCAACGTCTCGCACGGCTGCATCAACATGTCCGTCGCGGACGCCAAGGAGTACTACGACGGCGTGCTGCCCGGCGATCCCGTCGAGATCGAAGGAAGCACGCAGCAACTCGGCCCGGAGGACGGCGACTATCACGACTGGACCTACTCCTGGGCCGACTGGTCGGCGCTCTCCGCGTTGACGCAATAG
- a CDS encoding MFS transporter produces MAEDAAGAAERAPYVPSNTDVRKAVAGSAMGNCIEWYDFGVFGFMPAILGQVFFNAGSTAEGALATFALLAVTFVIRPFGSFILGPLGDKLGRQKVLAMTIILMSGSTFAIGLLPTFNEIGMVAAVLVIGLRALQGFSAGGEYGGAATFLAEYAPDKKRGFLGSWLEFGTLTGFFLGASTVTVTTMLVGDAAMHSWGWRIPFLIAGPLGLVGFYLRNKLEDTPVFQEIEQQHKVAKSPLKELITKHWKSILHLIGLVIMLNVGDWIMLAYVETYLKDVLGMTGNTPLLIVMGVILAMLVLIVPLGALSDRIGRKPILMASCAGFLILPIPAFTLMENSKTASGVNVLMLAGGLAMIGLCLVLFLSIVASTLPAMFPTQVRYGAFSIGYNVSTAAFAGTAPYIVGSLVDATGNTLWPAFYLMGAAAIATIPVLLLPETNGVALRDIVSSRMFVGKTGPSASPATG; encoded by the coding sequence ATGGCGGAGGACGCTGCGGGCGCCGCGGAACGCGCGCCTTATGTGCCCAGCAATACCGATGTTCGCAAAGCCGTCGCCGGTTCGGCGATGGGCAACTGCATCGAGTGGTACGACTTCGGCGTCTTCGGCTTCATGCCGGCGATCCTCGGCCAGGTGTTCTTCAACGCGGGCAGTACGGCCGAAGGCGCGCTCGCGACGTTCGCGCTGCTGGCCGTCACGTTCGTGATCAGACCGTTCGGCAGCTTCATTCTCGGTCCGCTCGGTGACAAGCTCGGCCGGCAGAAGGTGCTGGCCATGACGATCATCCTGATGTCGGGCTCGACCTTCGCCATCGGCCTGCTCCCGACCTTCAACGAGATCGGCATGGTCGCCGCGGTTCTGGTCATCGGGCTTCGCGCGTTGCAGGGCTTCTCCGCGGGCGGTGAGTACGGCGGCGCGGCGACCTTCCTCGCCGAGTATGCGCCTGACAAGAAACGCGGATTCCTCGGCAGCTGGCTCGAATTCGGAACACTTACCGGCTTCTTCCTCGGCGCCAGCACGGTGACGGTGACCACGATGCTCGTCGGCGACGCCGCCATGCACAGTTGGGGCTGGCGGATCCCGTTCCTCATCGCGGGCCCGCTCGGCCTCGTCGGCTTCTACCTGCGCAACAAGCTGGAGGACACACCGGTCTTCCAGGAGATCGAGCAGCAGCACAAGGTGGCGAAGTCTCCGCTCAAGGAGCTGATCACCAAGCACTGGAAGTCGATCCTGCACCTCATCGGCCTCGTGATCATGCTCAACGTCGGTGACTGGATCATGCTCGCCTACGTCGAGACGTACTTGAAGGACGTGCTCGGCATGACCGGCAATACTCCGTTGCTGATCGTGATGGGGGTCATCCTCGCCATGCTCGTGTTGATCGTGCCGCTCGGCGCGCTCTCCGACCGCATCGGCAGGAAGCCCATTCTCATGGCCTCCTGTGCGGGCTTCCTCATCCTGCCGATTCCCGCCTTCACCCTCATGGAGAACAGCAAGACGGCCTCCGGCGTGAACGTCCTCATGCTGGCGGGTGGACTCGCGATGATCGGCCTCTGCCTTGTGCTTTTCCTCTCGATCGTGGCCTCGACGCTGCCCGCGATGTTCCCCACACAGGTCCGGTACGGGGCCTTCTCCATCGGCTACAACGTGTCGACGGCCGCGTTCGCCGGAACCGCTCCCTACATCGTCGGCTCGCTCGTCGACGCGACCGGAAACACGCTGTGGCCCGCGTTCTACCTGATGGGTGCCGCCGCGATCGCGACGATTCCGGTGCTGCTGCTTCCGGAGACCAACGGCGTCGCCCTTCGCGACATCGTCAGTTCGCGGATGTTCGTCGGGAAGACCGGACCGTCGGCTTCACCGGCAACCGGTTAA
- a CDS encoding PaaI family thioesterase, with the protein MSNPPSWPPVPTEPVVPHPAAPEPGSKLGIHFDQCFGCGDDVEGGLHIRSSVAEDLVVESQFAVTKAHQGAPGLAHGGLLVCAFDEALGSAVGNLLRRPAVTGKLETDFRRPVPVGSTLFITTRFDGIAGRKVFVSAEGRLDAADGPVAVQARALFVTVGIDHFTTHGDVDALEKLRDSRGADAKDWDINP; encoded by the coding sequence GTGAGCAACCCTCCAAGCTGGCCACCGGTACCGACGGAACCGGTCGTTCCGCACCCGGCGGCGCCTGAACCCGGCAGCAAGCTCGGTATCCACTTCGACCAGTGCTTCGGTTGTGGCGACGATGTCGAAGGCGGTCTGCACATCCGGTCGTCCGTCGCCGAAGACCTCGTCGTCGAATCACAGTTCGCCGTCACGAAGGCACATCAGGGCGCGCCCGGCCTCGCGCACGGCGGGCTGCTGGTCTGTGCCTTCGACGAGGCACTCGGTTCCGCGGTCGGCAACCTGCTTCGCCGCCCCGCGGTGACGGGCAAGCTGGAGACCGACTTCCGCAGACCGGTTCCGGTCGGCTCGACGCTGTTCATCACGACCCGGTTCGACGGGATCGCCGGACGCAAGGTGTTCGTCAGCGCGGAGGGCAGGCTCGACGCGGCCGACGGTCCGGTCGCCGTCCAGGCGAGGGCGCTGTTCGTCACGGTGGGCATCGATCACTTCACGACCCACGGCGACGTCGACGCGCTGGAGAAGCTCAGGGACTCCCGCGGCGCGGACGCCAAGGACTGGGACATCAATCCGTAA
- a CDS encoding metallophosphoesterase, which translates to MFILLAIALIAIVHLYVWKRLVFDTTSPKSRARKVGTAAIVALVLLMGVALGTGTSIDPAIARWFAWPGYLWLAMFFYLLVVLVVLEIPRLALRGWVRKGDKPAEPESTADERGGVTRRVALARGSAAVAGVVATGFVGYGMTVALGPPTVTRVPISLPRLDPRASGCRIALISDVHLGPIIGRSFTERIVELVNAERPDLVAIAGDLVDGEVRHLAHAAEPLADLRSTHGTFYVTGNHEYFSGYREWIEHVPSLGIRPLRNEHVDIEHNGGVFHFAGINDHIGYQWQDPGDVARAVEGRDPDKALVMLAHQPVDITPAVEHGVDLMLAGHTHGGQLSPFELIVSLQQGAVAGSYQFDDTKMYVTRGAGFWGPPVRVGAPPDITIVELRPS; encoded by the coding sequence ATGTTCATCCTGCTCGCGATCGCCCTCATCGCGATCGTGCACCTCTACGTGTGGAAGCGGCTCGTTTTCGACACCACGTCGCCGAAATCGAGGGCCCGCAAGGTCGGCACGGCCGCGATCGTCGCGCTCGTCCTGCTCATGGGCGTCGCGCTCGGCACGGGGACGAGTATCGATCCGGCCATCGCCCGTTGGTTCGCCTGGCCCGGCTATCTCTGGCTGGCGATGTTCTTCTACCTCCTCGTCGTACTGGTCGTGCTGGAGATCCCCCGGCTGGCGCTTCGCGGCTGGGTGCGCAAGGGCGACAAGCCTGCCGAACCGGAGAGCACCGCTGACGAACGGGGAGGAGTCACCCGCCGTGTCGCGCTCGCTCGCGGGTCCGCCGCGGTCGCGGGGGTCGTCGCGACCGGGTTCGTCGGCTACGGCATGACGGTCGCGCTCGGCCCTCCGACGGTGACGAGGGTTCCGATCTCGCTGCCGAGGCTCGATCCGCGAGCCTCGGGCTGCCGCATCGCGTTGATCAGCGACGTCCACCTCGGGCCGATCATCGGCCGCTCCTTCACCGAGCGCATCGTGGAACTGGTCAACGCGGAGCGGCCTGACCTCGTCGCCATCGCGGGCGACCTCGTCGACGGTGAGGTGCGACATCTCGCGCATGCCGCCGAACCGCTCGCCGACCTGCGCAGCACGCACGGCACCTTCTACGTCACCGGCAACCACGAGTACTTCTCCGGGTATCGGGAGTGGATCGAACACGTGCCCTCGCTCGGGATCCGTCCGCTGCGCAACGAGCACGTCGACATCGAGCACAACGGCGGGGTCTTCCACTTCGCCGGTATCAACGACCACATCGGCTACCAGTGGCAGGATCCCGGCGACGTGGCGAGGGCCGTCGAAGGCAGGGACCCCGACAAGGCACTCGTGATGCTGGCTCACCAGCCGGTCGACATCACTCCCGCCGTCGAGCACGGCGTGGACCTGATGCTCGCGGGGCACACCCACGGCGGGCAGCTCTCGCCGTTCGAGCTGATCGTCAGCCTGCAACAGGGCGCCGTCGCCGGGTCGTACCAGTTCGACGACACGAAGATGTACGTCACGAGGGGCGCGGGCTTCTGGGGTCCACCGGTCAGGGTCGGCGCGCCACCCGACATCACGATCGTCGAACTGCGACCTTCCTGA